In a single window of the Cupriavidus sp. P-10 genome:
- a CDS encoding ankyrin repeat domain-containing protein, whose product MFDLKFVRRAAGALVLAAATLAQAAPADDMRKAVEFDDANTVKKLLAKGVDPNIVDSRGNPALVLALREKSLKAATVLIRAKDIDFDKANPAGETPLMMAALQGQLDMVKLMVDEMEAEINKTGWTPLHYAATNGHNNVVKYLVDHAAYIDAESPNGSTPLMMAARGGHIETVKLLLDEGADMRLKNQQGMTVIDFAERYNHAEIANGLKSRWQKMYPQTPIVPAPPLKAPTGTPGGQRPATAPAAPQTKGW is encoded by the coding sequence ATGTTTGACCTGAAGTTTGTCCGCCGCGCAGCGGGCGCCCTGGTGCTCGCGGCGGCCACGCTGGCGCAGGCGGCGCCCGCCGACGACATGCGCAAGGCGGTCGAATTCGACGACGCCAATACCGTCAAGAAGCTCCTGGCCAAGGGCGTCGATCCCAATATCGTCGACAGCCGCGGCAACCCGGCCCTGGTGCTGGCACTGCGCGAGAAGTCGCTCAAGGCGGCGACGGTGCTGATCCGCGCCAAGGACATCGATTTCGACAAGGCCAACCCCGCCGGCGAGACCCCGCTGATGATGGCGGCGCTGCAGGGCCAGCTCGACATGGTCAAGCTGATGGTCGACGAGATGGAGGCCGAGATCAACAAGACCGGCTGGACCCCGCTGCACTACGCGGCCACCAACGGCCATAACAACGTGGTCAAGTACCTGGTCGACCATGCCGCGTATATCGACGCCGAGTCGCCCAACGGCAGCACGCCGCTGATGATGGCCGCGCGCGGCGGCCATATCGAGACCGTGAAGCTGCTGCTGGACGAAGGCGCCGACATGCGCCTGAAGAACCAGCAGGGCATGACCGTGATCGACTTTGCCGAACGCTACAACCACGCCGAAATCGCCAACGGCCTGAAGTCGCGCTGGCAGAAGATGTATCCGCAGACGCCGATCGTGCCGGCGCCGCCGCTGAAGGCGCCCACGGGCACCCCGGGTGGCCAGCGTCCCGCCACCGCGCCGGCCGCGCCGCAGACCAAGGGCTGGTAA
- a CDS encoding YkvA family protein, with amino-acid sequence MDAAPAPAAPGRLRQWARRLKASLLTLWFCSRHPGTPWGARLLAVLVVGYAFSPIDLIPDFIPVLGYLDDVVLVPLGIWLALRMIPPAVTEECRGRAEAWQATHAQRPRNRAAAVVIVLLWVLLAWLSWRWLTPR; translated from the coding sequence ATGGATGCCGCACCAGCCCCGGCCGCGCCAGGCCGCCTGCGCCAATGGGCGCGGCGGCTCAAGGCCAGCCTGCTGACGCTGTGGTTCTGCAGCCGCCACCCCGGCACGCCGTGGGGCGCGCGGCTGCTGGCGGTGCTGGTGGTCGGCTATGCCTTCAGCCCGATCGACCTGATTCCCGATTTCATCCCGGTGCTGGGTTACCTCGACGACGTGGTCCTGGTGCCGCTGGGCATCTGGCTGGCGTTGCGGATGATCCCGCCTGCGGTCACCGAGGAATGCCGTGGCCGTGCCGAGGCCTGGCAGGCCACCCATGCGCAACGGCCGCGCAATCGCGCGGCCGCCGTGGTCATCGTGCTGTTGTGGGTCCTGCTGGCGTGGCTGTCGTGGCGCTGGCTGACGCCGCGCTGA
- the egtB gene encoding ergothioneine biosynthesis protein EgtB, with protein sequence MTSALLPAAALHPPHEPALLSQYRHVRASTETLVADVSDADATVQSMDDASPAKWHLAHTTWFFEEFVLAARIPDYEPVDPDYRYLFNSYYEAVGPRHPRPRRGLLTRPSLDEVLAYREAVDESMMALLGSAQTDAEAALITLGLQHEQQHQELLLTDILHLFAQNPLRPAFAPELPEPVIADPRPAPDWIGFDGGVVEIGHRGDTFAFDCEGPRHKVYLQPFTLCSHPVSNRQWFEFIDDGGYQTAGLWLSDGWRWVCEQGVQAPEYWEAREGTWWQMTLRGMHPVDPDSPVTHISFYEADAFARWAERRLPTEAEWEQAARSLPATGNFVEGRALRPLPDRQNTSGVLRQMFGDVWEWTGSAFLPYPGFRPNAGAVGEYNGKFMSGQMVLRGGSCVTPESHIRATYRNFFYPHQRWQFTGVRLADDV encoded by the coding sequence ATGACTTCAGCCCTGTTGCCCGCCGCCGCCCTCCATCCCCCGCACGAACCCGCCCTGCTATCGCAGTATCGCCACGTCCGCGCCAGCACCGAGACGCTGGTGGCCGACGTGTCCGATGCCGATGCCACCGTGCAGTCGATGGACGACGCCAGCCCGGCAAAATGGCACCTGGCGCACACCACCTGGTTCTTCGAGGAATTCGTGCTGGCCGCGCGCATCCCCGACTACGAGCCGGTGGATCCGGACTACCGATACCTGTTCAACTCCTATTACGAAGCGGTCGGCCCGCGCCATCCGCGCCCGCGGCGCGGGCTGCTGACGCGCCCGTCGCTGGACGAGGTGCTGGCCTACCGCGAGGCCGTCGACGAATCGATGATGGCGCTGCTCGGCAGCGCCCAGACCGACGCCGAGGCCGCGCTGATCACGCTGGGCCTGCAGCATGAGCAGCAGCACCAGGAACTGTTGCTGACCGACATCCTGCACCTGTTCGCCCAGAACCCGCTGCGACCGGCCTTTGCGCCGGAGCTGCCCGAGCCGGTGATCGCCGATCCGCGCCCGGCGCCCGACTGGATCGGCTTCGACGGCGGCGTGGTCGAGATTGGCCATCGCGGCGACACCTTTGCCTTTGACTGCGAGGGCCCGCGCCACAAGGTCTACCTGCAGCCCTTTACCCTGTGCTCGCATCCGGTGAGCAACCGCCAGTGGTTCGAGTTCATCGACGACGGCGGCTACCAGACCGCCGGCCTGTGGCTGTCGGATGGCTGGCGCTGGGTCTGCGAGCAAGGCGTCCAGGCGCCGGAGTACTGGGAAGCGCGTGAGGGTACGTGGTGGCAGATGACGCTGCGCGGCATGCATCCGGTCGACCCTGACAGCCCGGTCACACACATCAGCTTCTATGAAGCCGACGCCTTTGCGCGCTGGGCCGAGCGCCGGCTGCCGACTGAAGCCGAATGGGAGCAAGCCGCGCGCAGCCTGCCGGCGACGGGGAATTTTGTCGAAGGCCGCGCGCTGCGGCCGCTGCCGGACCGGCAGAACACTTCCGGCGTGTTGCGCCAGATGTTCGGCGACGTCTGGGAATGGACCGGCAGCGCCTTCCTGCCCTACCCTGGCTTCCGCCCCAACGCCGGGGCGGTCGGCGAGTACAACGGCAAGTTCATGAGCGGCCAGATGGTGCTGCGCGGCGGGTCGTGCGTCACGCCCGAATCGCATATCCGGGCGACCTACCGCAATTTCTTCTACCCGCACCAGCGCTGGCAGTTCACCGGCGTGCGGTTGGCGGACGACGTCTAG
- a CDS encoding FMN-dependent NADH-azoreductase, whose product MNILQIDSSVLGDNSVSRTLTASVVADLVAANPQAKVTVRDLDQDAPAHLSGNLLPVLGGPKDGLSAVQQAELERTEQFLAEFLAADVLVLGAPQYNFGIPSQLKAWFDRIAQAGRTFKYTENGPVGLAGGKRVIVVSSRGGVRQDASALDLHEVTVDVVLRFLGITDITYVRAHGLAMGPQFREAGLANARTEAAALNDATRLAA is encoded by the coding sequence ATGAACATCCTGCAGATCGATTCCAGCGTCCTCGGCGACAACTCCGTTTCGCGCACCCTGACCGCCAGCGTGGTGGCCGACCTCGTCGCCGCCAACCCGCAAGCCAAGGTCACCGTGCGCGACCTGGACCAGGATGCGCCGGCGCACCTGTCGGGCAACCTGCTGCCGGTTCTGGGCGGTCCCAAGGATGGCCTGAGCGCCGTGCAGCAAGCCGAGCTGGAGCGCACCGAGCAGTTCCTGGCCGAGTTCCTCGCCGCCGACGTGCTGGTGCTTGGCGCGCCGCAGTACAACTTCGGCATCCCGAGCCAGCTCAAGGCCTGGTTCGACCGCATCGCGCAGGCTGGCCGCACCTTCAAGTACACCGAGAACGGCCCCGTCGGACTGGCCGGCGGCAAGCGCGTGATTGTGGTGTCGTCGCGCGGCGGCGTGCGCCAGGACGCCAGCGCGCTGGACCTGCACGAAGTCACCGTCGACGTGGTGCTGCGCTTCCTCGGCATCACCGACATCACCTACGTGCGCGCCCACGGCCTGGCCATGGGTCCGCAGTTCCGCGAAGCCGGCCTGGCCAACGCCCGCACCGAAGCCGCGGCGCTGAACGACGCTACCCGGCTGGCCGCCTGA
- a CDS encoding LysR family transcriptional regulator — MQDLNDLSLFAQVVEHGSFSAASRATGVPKSRLSRRIAQLERDLGVQLLRRTTRQVRVTPLGESFYERCRAMLNEAEAAREVIEQAREQPGGTLRVSCPVAIAQILLAPAIGHFMRANPAVRIELEATNRRVDVIAEGFDLALRVREVMEDSSLAVRTFGESQLMLVASPGLLDSIGRPRTPQALDGMPGVGQHPHDGKHVWTLRCKPGETIQIAYDPRLVTDEFALLREAAIAGVGVAMLPRMYCRDAIDSGQLELLLPQYEMPVGMLHAVFPSRKGVTPATRRFLDFLGEILPECARKVGMVEPRQPAMHRVV, encoded by the coding sequence ATGCAAGATCTCAACGACCTGTCCCTGTTTGCGCAGGTGGTGGAACACGGCAGCTTTTCGGCGGCCAGCCGCGCCACCGGCGTGCCCAAGTCGCGCCTGAGCCGGCGTATCGCCCAGCTTGAGCGCGACCTAGGCGTGCAGCTGTTGCGCCGGACTACGCGCCAGGTGCGCGTGACGCCGCTTGGCGAATCGTTCTACGAACGCTGCCGCGCCATGCTCAACGAAGCCGAGGCCGCGCGTGAAGTGATCGAGCAGGCGCGCGAGCAGCCCGGCGGCACGTTGCGCGTCAGCTGTCCGGTGGCGATCGCGCAGATCCTGCTGGCGCCGGCCATCGGGCATTTCATGCGTGCCAACCCGGCGGTGCGCATCGAACTGGAGGCCACCAACCGGCGTGTCGATGTGATCGCCGAGGGCTTCGACCTGGCGCTGCGCGTGCGCGAGGTGATGGAAGACTCGAGCCTCGCCGTGCGCACCTTCGGCGAGAGCCAGCTGATGCTGGTGGCCAGCCCCGGGCTGCTCGACAGCATCGGCCGGCCGCGCACGCCGCAGGCGCTTGACGGCATGCCCGGCGTGGGCCAGCACCCGCATGACGGCAAGCATGTCTGGACGCTGCGCTGCAAGCCCGGCGAGACCATCCAGATCGCCTATGACCCGCGCCTGGTCACCGATGAATTCGCGCTGCTGCGCGAGGCCGCGATCGCCGGCGTGGGCGTGGCCATGCTGCCGCGCATGTACTGCCGCGACGCCATCGACAGCGGCCAGCTCGAACTGCTGCTGCCGCAGTACGAGATGCCGGTCGGCATGCTGCACGCGGTGTTCCCCTCGCGCAAGGGCGTCACGCCGGCGACCCGGCGCTTCCTCGATTTCCTGGGCGAGATCCTGCCCGAGTGCGCGCGCAAGGTCGGCATGGTCGAACCGAGGCAGCCCGCCATGCACAGGGTGGTCTGA
- a CDS encoding DoxX family protein, which translates to MGGSQGSQDLGKALLRIVLGVLILMHGIAKVTGASGIGFVSKVVADAGLPAWVAYGVYIGELVAPILLIIGLWSRLAAIVVAVNMLFAMFLVHAKQFGMLADTGGWALELQGMFLGAALAVALLGAGRLSVGGINGKLN; encoded by the coding sequence ATGGGTGGCTCTCAGGGTTCCCAGGACTTGGGCAAGGCGCTGCTGCGCATCGTGCTTGGCGTGCTGATCCTGATGCACGGCATCGCGAAGGTGACTGGCGCATCCGGCATCGGTTTCGTGTCGAAGGTGGTCGCGGATGCGGGATTGCCGGCCTGGGTCGCCTACGGTGTCTATATCGGCGAGCTGGTGGCGCCGATCCTGCTGATCATCGGGCTGTGGAGCCGGCTGGCGGCGATCGTCGTCGCCGTCAACATGCTGTTTGCGATGTTCCTGGTGCACGCCAAGCAGTTCGGCATGCTGGCCGATACCGGCGGCTGGGCGCTGGAGCTGCAGGGCATGTTCCTTGGCGCCGCGCTGGCCGTGGCGTTGTTGGGCGCGGGCCGTCTCAGCGTGGGCGGCATCAACGGCAAGCTCAACTAG
- a CDS encoding DUF4136 domain-containing protein, with translation MKSFRLSFSLVAVALTVAGCASAPDIKTDYNRSANFSAYRSFGFVEQLGTDRQGYESLTTQYLKGAVQREMTARGYRYAQQSPDLLVNFNARLQEKVQVSPAPAPMMGYYGYRGGLYAPWPGYGFYNDVYTYTEGTLNIDLVDAREKKLVWEGVAVGSVDTGDKADAQQRIDKVVGQIFAKYPFRAGQ, from the coding sequence GTGAAATCCTTCCGGCTGTCCTTTTCGCTGGTGGCGGTGGCGCTGACCGTTGCAGGCTGCGCCAGCGCCCCCGACATCAAGACCGACTACAACCGCTCGGCCAACTTCAGCGCCTACCGCAGCTTCGGCTTCGTCGAGCAGCTGGGCACCGACCGACAGGGATACGAAAGCCTGACCACCCAGTACCTGAAGGGCGCGGTGCAGCGCGAGATGACCGCGCGCGGCTACCGCTACGCGCAGCAGTCGCCCGACCTTCTGGTCAACTTCAACGCGCGCTTGCAAGAGAAGGTCCAGGTCAGCCCGGCACCGGCGCCGATGATGGGCTACTACGGCTATCGCGGCGGCCTCTATGCGCCGTGGCCCGGCTACGGCTTCTACAACGACGTCTATACCTACACCGAAGGCACGCTCAATATCGACCTGGTCGATGCCCGCGAGAAGAAGCTGGTGTGGGAAGGCGTGGCGGTGGGCAGCGTGGATACCGGCGACAAGGCCGATGCGCAGCAGCGCATCGACAAGGTTGTCGGGCAGATCTTTGCCAAGTATCCGTTCCGCGCGGGGCAATAG